A single Calidifontibacter indicus DNA region contains:
- a CDS encoding HAD-IB family hydrolase, with the protein MAGAAFFDLDRTLLRKASGPALSRAMRESGVVSSKLPGESVLFWWMNAFGETLGSIALARQAVLVAAGKPGGAFDDAARRAAQSLVDQIGPFAKILIAQHHEAGRKVVMATTTPHHLIKPLADALGFDDVIATRYQVGDDGLYNGKQDGRFVWSWGKLASVKEWAREHDIDLSESFAYSDSIYDVPLLGAVGNPGAVNPDPRLLVVAIAKRWPILSFEAPPGTLTFPVVNLEARRLAMMLTRPETFPYVRFEINGLENIPAEGAAILAGNHRSYFDMATMAVVMGRTGRGASFLAKRELFDVPLLGPVLRMLGGVRVDRDKRDPDAADPLEEAAVALAGGDLVGVMPQGTIPRGLDFFSDTLEGYPGTARLAAMSKAPVIPFAVSGTEVVWPRSSSTPNVLSFRNPPKITVNIGTPVDLAYDSEEADTERIMAAISRILPDDAKGLKATSIDQVASTYPGGRIPQQDLPDIERAIAANTAKGRKATAKKATAKAPAKKATAKKTTAKKTTAKKTTAKKTAAKTPAKKTTAKRTAANTPAKKTTTKKTSTRKTTGDAS; encoded by the coding sequence ATGGCCGGCGCTGCTTTCTTCGACCTCGACCGGACGCTTCTGCGGAAGGCGTCCGGTCCCGCTCTGTCCCGTGCGATGCGTGAGAGCGGGGTGGTCAGCTCGAAGTTGCCGGGGGAGTCGGTGCTCTTCTGGTGGATGAACGCGTTCGGCGAGACGCTGGGTTCGATCGCGCTGGCGCGCCAGGCCGTGTTGGTCGCGGCCGGCAAACCCGGCGGCGCGTTCGACGACGCGGCGCGCCGGGCGGCGCAGTCGCTGGTCGACCAGATCGGTCCGTTCGCCAAGATCCTCATCGCGCAGCACCACGAGGCCGGGCGCAAGGTGGTGATGGCGACGACCACACCGCACCACCTCATCAAGCCGCTCGCCGACGCGCTCGGGTTCGACGACGTGATCGCCACCCGCTACCAGGTGGGCGACGACGGGTTGTACAACGGCAAGCAGGACGGCCGGTTCGTGTGGTCGTGGGGCAAGCTGGCGAGTGTCAAGGAGTGGGCGCGCGAGCACGACATCGACCTGTCCGAATCGTTCGCGTACTCCGACTCCATCTACGACGTGCCGCTGCTCGGCGCGGTCGGCAACCCGGGCGCGGTGAACCCCGACCCGCGGCTGCTCGTGGTGGCGATCGCGAAGCGGTGGCCGATCCTGTCGTTCGAGGCACCGCCCGGCACGCTCACCTTCCCGGTGGTCAACCTCGAGGCCCGGCGGTTGGCGATGATGCTGACGCGGCCCGAGACCTTCCCTTACGTCCGGTTCGAGATCAACGGTCTGGAGAACATCCCCGCTGAGGGCGCGGCCATTCTGGCCGGCAACCACCGCAGTTACTTCGACATGGCCACGATGGCGGTGGTGATGGGGCGCACCGGCCGCGGGGCAAGCTTCCTCGCCAAACGCGAACTGTTCGACGTGCCCTTGCTCGGCCCGGTGCTTCGGATGCTCGGTGGGGTGCGGGTCGACCGCGACAAGCGTGACCCCGACGCGGCCGACCCGCTCGAGGAGGCCGCGGTGGCGCTCGCCGGCGGCGACCTCGTGGGCGTCATGCCGCAGGGCACCATCCCGCGCGGACTCGACTTCTTCTCCGACACGCTCGAGGGTTACCCGGGCACCGCCCGGTTGGCGGCGATGTCGAAGGCGCCGGTCATCCCGTTCGCGGTGAGCGGCACCGAAGTGGTCTGGCCGCGGTCGTCGTCGACCCCGAACGTGTTGAGCTTCCGCAACCCGCCCAAGATCACCGTCAACATCGGCACGCCGGTCGACCTCGCCTACGACTCCGAGGAAGCCGACACCGAGCGGATCATGGCGGCCATCTCGCGGATCCTTCCCGACGACGCCAAGGGTCTGAAGGCGACGAGCATCGACCAGGTCGCCTCGACCTACCCGGGCGGACGGATCCCGCAGCAGGATCTGCCCGACATCGAGCGGGCGATCGCGGCGAACACCGCCAAGGGGCGCAAGGCGACAGCCAAGAAGGCAACCGCGAAGGCCCCGGCGAAGAAGGCGACCGCCAAGAAGACGACCGCCAAGAAGACGACCGCCAAGAAGACGACCGCCAAGAAGACGGCTGCGAAGACCCCGGCGAAGAAGACGACCGCCAAGAGGACGGCTGCGAACACCCCGGCGAAGAAGACGACCACCAAGAAGACATCGACCAGAAAGACCACCGGAGACGCCTCGTGA